A window of Salinibacter grassmerensis contains these coding sequences:
- a CDS encoding GTP-binding protein: MDPVLKEEIEKRRTFAIISHPDAGKTTLTEKLLLKGGAIHEAGEIKARKADRFAMSDWMTM; the protein is encoded by the coding sequence AAGGAAGAAATCGAAAAGCGGCGGACATTTGCCATCATCAGTCACCCGGACGCGGGCAAGACGACCCTTACCGAAAAGCTTCTCTTGAAGGGGGGCGCCATTCACGAGGCCGGCGAGATCAAGGCCCGCAAGGCCGACCGCTTCGCGATGAGCGACTGGATGACGATGGA